The following are encoded in a window of Fusarium oxysporum f. sp. lycopersici 4287 chromosome 5, whole genome shotgun sequence genomic DNA:
- a CDS encoding pre-mRNA-splicing ATP-dependent RNA helicase PRP28 — MNQENGRDRDGYRDQGRGRGRGREGRKGDKQATDKQSAEDIEATLLRSRYLGPQVNQQSNFSAKKKRMRTTEKKFNFEWDADEDTSRDNDPLYTRQAVNHNGSFAGVGGEFDDEAEERARKRARMIEQRDPENGKERAKGIMEDFFRARDKARQRADRTGLGKRWSEKSLEDMRERDWRIFKEDFGIATKGGMIPNPMRSWQESNLPKRLLNIVEDVGYKEPTPIQRAAIPIALQARDLIGVAVTGSGKTAAFLLPLLVYISDLPPLDELNKNDGPYALIMAPTRELVQQIESEARKFAGPLGFRVVSIVGGHSIEEQIYNMRDGAEIIVATPGRLIDCLDRRVLVLAQCCYVIMDEADRMIDMGFEEPVNRILEALPVNNEKPDTEDAEDATKMKRYLGGNDRYRQTMMYTATMPPQVEKIAKKYLRRPAIVTIGNAGEAVDTVEQRVEFIPGEDRRKKRLQEILASNDFAPPIIVFVNIKRNCDAVARDIKQMGWTVATLHGSKTQEQREASLQSVRNGTTQVLVATDLAGRGIDVPDVSLVVNFNMAPKIDSYTHRIGRTGRAGKSGVAITFLGPEDADTMYDLKQILSKSSISKVPDELKRHEAAQSKPVRGDGGGSRKDKEEGLGKGGW, encoded by the coding sequence ATGAATCAGGAGAATGGCCGTGATCGAGACGGATATCGAGACCAAGGGCGAGGGAGGGGCAGGGGGAGAGAAGGTCGGAAGGGAGATAAACAGGCTACGGATAAGCAGTCTGCAGAGGATATCGAGGCCACTCTCCTCCGATCACGATACCTGGGGCCCCAAGTTAACCAACAGTCCAACTTTTCGGCGAAGAAGAAACGAATGCGAACAACAGAGAAAAAGTTCAATTTCGAGTGGGACGCTGATGAAGACACGTCACGCGACAACGATCCCTTATATACTCGACAGGCCGTCAACCACAATGGATCATTCGCCGGTGTTGGTGGAGAATTCGACGATGAAGCCGAGGAGCGCGCTCGCAAACGAGCTCGAATGATAGAGCAGAGAGATCCAGAGAATGGAAAAGAGAGAGCAAAGGGCATCATGGAAGACTTCTTCCGAGCACGCGACAAAGCGAGACAACGAGCTGATCGAACAGGACTGGGCAAGCGATGGTCTGAAAAGTCTTTAGAAGATATGCGCGAGCGGGATTGGCGTATTTTCAAAGAAGATTTTGGAATCGCTACAAAGGGTGGCATGATTCCGAACCCCATGCGCAGCTGGCAAGAATCGAATCTCCCTAAGCGCTTACTCAACATTGTCGAGGATGTGGGTTACAAGGAGCCGACGCCCATTCAACGAGCTGCAATCCCTATCGCGCTGCAAGCCCGCGATCTCATCGGTGTAGCTGTCACTGGTTCCGGAAAGACAGCCGCCTTCCTACTACCGCTGTTAGTCTATATCTCTGATCTACCGCCCCTTGACGAGCTCAATAAGAACGACGGCCCCTACGCTCTCATCATGGCCCCGACTCGAGAACTGGTGCAGCAGATCGAGTCTGAAGCCAGGAAGTTTGCTGGTCCTCTCGGCTTTCGCGTTGTGAGCATTGTCGGTGGCCACTCTATCGAGGAACAAATATACAACATGCGCGATGGTGCTGAGATTATCGTTGCTACACCGGGTCGTCTTATTGACTGTCTCGATCGACGAGTGCTCGTCCTAGCACAATGTTGCTATGTCATTATGGATGAAGCAGATCGTATGATCGACATGGGTTTTGAAGAACCTGTTAACAGGATTCTCGAAGCACTACCTGTTAACAACGAGAAGCCGGATACGGAAGATGCCGAAGATGCAACAAAAATGAAGCGTTATTTAGGTGGAAACGATCGTTACAGACAGACTATGATGTATACAGCAACTATGCCGCCTCAGGTGGAAAAGATTGCGAAGAAGTACCTCCGCCGTCCAGCTATCGTCACCATTGGTAACGCAGGCGAAGCCGTTGACACTGTCGAGCAGCGTGTCGAGTTCATTCCCGGTGAGGACCGTCGCAAGAAGCGTCTGCAGGAGATACTTGCCTCGAATGATTTTGCGCCACCCATCATTGTCTTTGTCAACATCAAGCGCAACTGTGATGCTGTCGCCCGCGATATCAAGCAGATGGGCTGGACGGTTGCCACACTCCATGGTTCCAAGACTCAGGAACAGCGGGAAGCTTCTCTCCAGTCAGTGCGCAATGGCACGACACAAGTTCTCGTTGCGACTGATCTTGCTGGCCGTGGTATCGATGTTCCCGATGTCTCCCTCGTCGTCAATTTCAATATGGCCCCTAAAATCGATAGCTACACACATCGTATCGGTCGAACAGGTCGTGCTGGCAAGAGTGGTGTTGCCATTACGTTTCTGGGTCCTGAGGACGCTGATACCATGTACGATCTCAAGCAAATCCTCAGCAAGAGCTCCATCTCCAAGGTGCCAGACGAGCTGAAGAGACATGAGGCCGCACAGTCAAAACCAGTACGTGGTGACGGCGGAGGATCAAGGAAAGATAAGGAAGAAGGGCTTGGGAAAGGAGGCTGGTAG
- a CDS encoding valyl-tRNA synthetase, whose protein sequence is MGHALGDSLQDLMIRWNRMQGKTTLWLPGCDHAGISTQSVVENMLWRKEGKTRHDLGREEFVNTVWKWKDEYHKRINKALTSLGGSFDWSREAFTMDKNLSAAVTETWVKLHEEGTIYRANRLVNWCTKLNTALSNLEVVNKELTGRTLLEVPGYDKKVEFGVIVHFKYPIEGSDELVEVATTRIETMLGDTGIAVHPKDERYKHLIGKTAIHPFIEGRKLPIIADEYVDMEFGTGAVKLTPAHDPNDFTLGQKHGLEFINILTDDGLMNENTGAYKGQKRFDVRYAIQDDLKAKGLYVDKKDNAMKVPLCEKSKDIIEPLLKPQWWVRMKELAEPALAAVRDGRIKIRPETAEKSYFRWLEDINDWCISRQLWWGHRCPVYYAKIEGGAGDIPEEKLWFAGRTREEAEEKAKAALPGKTYTLEQDEDVLDTWFSSGLWPFSTLGWPNNTHDLQTLYPTEVLETGWDILFFWIARMIMLGLKMTGDIPFKEVYCHSLVRDSEGRKMSKSLGNVVDPLDVISGIQLQSLHDKLLQGNLHPSEVTKATKYQKTAFPEGIPQCGADALRFTMVNATTGGGDINLDVKIIHGYRKFCNKIFQATKYVLGSLPKDFTPSTSGVVRGETLAERWILHKMNTAAKEINRALEDREFSKSTLIVYRYWYNELCDVYIENSKAIIRDGTPKERESAIQTLYTALEAALTMIHPFMPFITEEMWQRMPRRPEDQTKSIMVAKYPVYHEQLDDPESERAYELVLGCSKAARSLMAEYALKDEAEVIIQAYNDTALTTVKDQSSSIKTLSGKGIKGVEILTPDATRPAGCVAYPVSTEASVFLHVKGRVDLDAEIAKAQKKLDKAKSSIQKQEKILNDPGYLEKVSDAVRETDEKRLADAKQELNSFEETIKQFEQLKLE, encoded by the exons ATGGGTCACGCTCTCGGTGACTCGCTTCAGGATCTCATGATTAGATGGAACCGTATGCAAGGCAAGACTACCCTGTGGTTGCCCGGATGCGATCATGCTGGCATCTCTACGCAGAGCGTTGTTGAGAACATGCTTTGGAGAAAGGAGGGCAAGACAAGACATGACCTTGGCCGTGAGGAATTCGTTAACACTGTCTGGAAGTGGAAGGACGAATACCACAAACGCATCAACAAGGCCCTGACCAGTCTTGGAGGATCTTTTGACTGGAGCAGAGAGG CTTTCACCATGGACAAGAACTTGTCTGCCGCCGTTACAGAGACCTGGGTCAAGCTTCACGAGGAGGGAACTATTTACCGAGCAAACCGACTTGTTAACTGGTGCACGAAGCTTAACACTGCACTTTCCAACCTTGAAGTCGTCAACAAGGAGTTGACTGGCCGTACCCTGCTCGAAGTCCCTGGATACGACAAGAAGGTCGAATTCGGCGTCATTGTCCACTTCAAGTACCCCATTGAAGGTTCCGATGAGCTTGTCGAGGTCGCCACCACCCGTATTGAGACTATGCTTGGTGATACCGGTATTGCTGTCCATCCCAAGGACGAGAGGTATAAGCACCTTATCGGAAAGACTGCCATCCACCCCTTTATCGAGGGCCGCAAGCTACCCATCATCGCCGACGAGTATGTCGACATGGAATTCGGTACCGGTGCCGTCAAGCTTACTCCAGCTCACGATCCTAACGATTTCACTCTCGGCCAGAAGCACGGCCTTGAGTTTATCAACATCTTGACCGACGATGGTCTTATGAACGAGAACACCGGCGCTTACAAGGGCCAGAAGCGATTCGATGTCCGTTACGCTATCCAGGATGatctcaaggccaagggtctatatgttgacaagaaggacaacGCCATGAAGGTCCCTCTGTGCGAAAAGTCCAAGGATATCATTGAGCCTCTTCTGAAACCCCAATGGTGGGTCCGCATGAAGGAACTCGCTGAGCCTGCCTTGGCTGCTGTTCGAGACGGACGCATTAAGATCCGACCAGAGACTGCTGAGAAGAGCTACTTCCGGTGGCTTGAGGACATCAACGACTGGTGCATCAGCCGGCAGCTCTGGTGGGGTCACCGATGTCCCGTCTACTACGCTAAGATCGAGGGCGGCGCTGGAGATATCCCTGAGGAGAAGCTCTGGTTTGCCGGCCGAACACGagaggaggctgaggagaaaGCTAAGGCTGCACTCCCTGGCAAGACATATACACTTGAGCAAGATGAGGATGTTCTCGACACATGGTTCTCTTCTGGACTCTGGCCCTTCAGCACCCTCGGCTGGCCCAACAACACCCACGACCTCCAAACTCTCTACCCCACAGAGGTCCTCGAGACAGGTTGGGatattctcttcttctggatTGCCAGAATGATCATGCTCGGTCTCAAGATGACGGGCGATATCCCATTCAAGGAGGTCTATTGCCACAGTCTTGTTCGAGATTCAGAAGGTCGCAAGATGAGTAAGAGTTTGGGTAACGTCGTTGATCCCCTGGATGTCATCTCAGGTATCCAGTTGCAGTCTCTCCACGACAAGCTTCTGCAAGGTAACCTACACCCCAGCGAGGTCACAAAGGCCACCAAGTATCAGAAGACTGCCTTCCCTGAAGGTATCCCCCAGTGTGGTGCTGATGCCCTGCGATTCACCATGGTCAACGCCACAACCGGTGGTGGTGATATCAACCTGGATGTCAAGATTATCCACGGATACCGCAAGTTCTGTAACAAGATCTTCCAGGCTACCAAGTATGTTCTGGGAAGTCTCCCCAAGGACTTCACTCCCTCGACGTCAGGGGTTGTCCGTGGCGAAACTCTTGCCGAGCGGTGGATTCTTCACAAGATGAACACCGCGGCCAAAGAGATCAACCGTGCTCTTGAGGATCGCGAGTTTTCCAAGTCAACATTGATCGTCTACCGCTACTGGTACAACGAGCTTTGCGATGTCTACATCGAGAACTCAAAGGCCATCATCCGTGACGGTACTCCAAAGGAGCGTGAGTCTGCTATCCAGACTCTCTATACTGCTCTCGAGGCCGCTCTCACCATGATCCACCCTTTCATGCCCTTCATTACTGAGGAGATGTGGCAACGAATGCCCCGGCGACCTGAGGATCAGACCAAGTCTATCATGGTCGCGAAGTACCCCGTCTACCACGAGCAGCTTGATGACCCCGAGTCTGAGCGCGCTTACGAGCTTGTTCTAGGCTGCTCCAAGGCTGCTCGCTCACTGATGGCTGAGTACGCCCtcaaggatgaggctgagg TTATCATCCAGGCTTACAACGATACTGCTCTCACTACCGTTAAGGATCAGTCGTCTTCTATTAAGACCTTGAGCGGTAAGGGTATCAAGGGAGTCGAGATCCTCACCCCCGATGCTACTAGACCCGCCGGGTGCGTCGCCTATCCTGTCTCAACCGAGGCCTCCGTTTTCCTTCACGTAAAGGGCCGCGTTGACCTCGATGCTGAGATCGCCAAGGcgcagaagaagctcgacaaggccaagagcAGCATCCAAAAACAGGAGAAGATTCTCAATGATCCTGGCTACCTTGAGAAGGTCTCAGACGCCGTCCGCGAGACAGACGAGAAGAGATTGGCAGATGCCAAGCAAgagctcaacagcttcgagGAGACCATCAAGCAGTTTGAGCAGCTAAAGCTGGAgtag